In Deltaproteobacteria bacterium, the sequence AAATAAAGAATAAGATTATGAAAAATGTGATGATCATTGCCGGTTCAGATCCCAGTGCCGGGGCCGGGGTGCAGCAGGACCTGAAGGTGGCCACCCTATTGGGCGCCTATGGCCTGACCGTGGTGACCGCCCTTACCGTGCAGAACACCATGGGGCTGCAGGCCATGCATCCGGTGGCGGCCTTGGTGGTCGCCGACCAACTGGAGGCAGTCCTGGGAGATATTCGGGTGGACGCGGTAAAAATCGGGATGCTGGCTAATGAGGATATTGTCCGGGTGGTCGCCGCCAAACTGCGGGAAGCAGAGGTACCCATCGTTATCTTAGACCCGGTGCTGGCAGCCACTGACGGCAGCCCCTTGCTGGCACCGGTCGGGGTAGAGGTCCTCAAAGAGGAATTGCTGCCTTTGGCCACCCTGGTCACCCCCAATTTGGCCGAAGCCGCCAGCCTTACCGGGCTCGAGGTCCATGATGTGGCCGGGATGGAGGCCGCGGCCCAAGCTTTGCACCAACAGGGTGCCCAATGGGTGCTGGTCACCGGCGGGCATTTGCCGGGGGAGCCGGTGGATGTCCTCTTTGATGGGGTTAATTGTTACCGCTTACCGGGCGTGCGTCAGTCCCAAACGCATACCCATGGCAGTGGCTGCGCCCTCGCCACGGCTTTGGCCACTATGCTGGCCCAAGGACTGGCCTTGCCGGAGGCGGTAAATCAGGCCCGTGAGCTGGTGGCGCAGGCCATTATCTATGGACTGTCTTTGGGGCGGGGCCGGGGGCCGGTCAATCCCTACGCGCCCTTTGCCCGGGAGTTGGACCGTTATCGCGTGCTGCAGCAACTGGCGGCCGCGGCCTCGTGGCTCCAGGCCGGGGGCATCGAAACCCTGATTCCCGAGGTCCAGAGCAATTTAGGTTACGCCACGCTTTTCGCTGCAGGCCCTTCAGATGTCGCCGCCTTTCCAGGACGCATCCTAAAAGGCCCCCAGGGACTGATCATTCCCCGCGCGCCTGAGTTCGGGGCCTCCCGTCATATTGCTGCGGTGATCCTGACCGCGCTCCGCACCCATCCCCAGCTCCGGGCCGCCATGAATATCCGTTTTTTTGAAGAAGTGGAGCGGCTAGCGCCGTTGCTCCATTTTAAGGTGGCCAGCTTTGACCGGTCCCACGAACCGCCTGATATTAAAGCCAAAGAAGGCAGTACCCTGGCCTGGGGGGTGGCCTCGGTACTGAAGCCGGGGGAACCGGCCGCAGATCTCATTTATGACCGAGGCGAGTGGGGCAAGGAACCGATGATTCGGGTCTTAGGTCCAGATCCAATCAGCGTCGCCGAAAAGGTCCTTGCCCTCAACCAGGCTCTGCAGGCCGCGGGGATGGCCGGTTAAAGCCAGTAAATTAGACCTGCAATATGCCCTTCACCTTTTCAGCGACTTAACGAAGATCGGCTTCGTGGGGCCGGCCGCGAATATCGCCTAGTCGCCCTCTGATTGACATCTCTTTATACTTGTCGGGATGATATTCGCCTACTAGGTACCACTCCCCTACGATATCAAAACCGAGGTGCTCAAATAATTGCCCCATGTACTTGACCGCCGGGATGGCTTCGTTGATGCCGGTGTGACAACCGCCGTAGGTACAATAGACCACCACTTTCTTCCCGGCCCGACGCGGGGCCGCGGGTTTGATCTCCCCCTGTTCGGCGTAGCCGCGGCGGAGTTTGGTAAACAGATCGATCAGCGGCTGTCCGGGCAGCCATTCATAGACTCCCGAGCCCACTAAGATAAAATCATAAGCCAGCACATCCAAATCCATGTCCTTGGTGATTTTTGCTGTTTCCACCTGGTGCCCGGCTTGTTGGAGGGTATCTGTTATGGTCTGGGCCACTTTGGCGGTGTTGCCGGTAGCTGAAAAAAAGAGATTGAGAATCTTCATGAGGTACTCCCTGGTTTTAAGTCTTGAGGTCATTAATTATTTGGAAAGCTGGTCGATCTGGGCCATCAGGGTCTGGGTCAGCTCTCGGGCCTGGGCCGGGCCGGGAGCGTAAACAGGAGGGCCAAGCTGCACCCGGACCCGATAACCGGGCGGTTGGGGCTGATAAGCGATACCCACCGGCAGGAAGGGTAATGGCGAGAGGCCGTCGCGGTTCTGCAATCTTAGCAGCAGTTGGATCAGCCGGTGTTTGCCCGGTCCCACCCGGCCCTTGATATAGGTACCTTCCGGGAATAGCACTAGGTATTGCCGCTGATGGAGAAGATATTCCAGATAGCGGAACGAGGAGAGTGTGGCCTGAGGTCGGGTGCGATCCAGCGGCACTCCGCCCAGGGCCAACATCAGTCGCCGCAGCCCGGGATGTCGGAACAACTCTACTTTGGCGATATAGTAAAGCGGTGAGGAAAAGGCCAGTCCCACAACGGGAATGTCTTCCCAGCGCTGGTGTTTGGGGCACAAGATGGCCGGCCCGGTGGGAAGCCAGTGTTGCTGGCCAGTGATTTCGAGACGATAGAATCGCCCAAAGGTAAAATCAGCCAGCTGGCGGCTCAGGTTGTAGAAAGGGGTCGAAAGCTGATTCAGCAAAGGCAAACTTATTACTCCGGTCCGGTGGTGCCTTCTCGGTGTCTCAGTGGTTAAAATTTTGCCCGATCAAGACCCAAATCAGCAACCCCGAGTACTGCCAACTCTCTCAGCCAGTTGGGAATCCGTCAGGGAGTAATCCCCAGTTCTTTTTCCTTCTTGGCGATCTCTAGCTTGGTCTTGACCACAGTGTCAGGGGTGAGGCTGATGGAATCAATGCCGCATTCCACCAGGAAGGTAGCGAATTCCGGGTAATCGCTAGGGGCCTGACCGCAGATGCCGATTTTACGGTCGTATTTGTGGGCCATTTCAATAACCTGGGCCACCATGCGTTTGACTGCCGGATGCCGTTCATCAAACAGGTGGCTGATCAGATCGGAATCCCGATCTAACCCTAGCACCAGCTGGGTGAGGTCATTAGAGCCGATGGAGAAGCCATCAAAGACCTGGGCAAATTCCTCGGCCAGGATGACATTACTGGGAATCTCGCACATGACATAGATTTCCAGATTATTTTCGCCCTGTACCAGGCCATATTCACGCATCACCTCAATAACCCGGCGACCCTCTTCCGGGGTCCGACAGAAAGGCACCATTACTTTAATATTGGTGAGCCCCATATCTTCCCGAGCCCGGAGAAAGGCCTGGCACTCCAGACCGAAGGCAGGTTTATATTTTTCATCATAGTAACGCGAGGCGCCGCGCCAGCCGATCATCGGGTTGCTTTCTTCCGGTTCGAACAAATAGCCCCCGATCAGATTGGCATATTCATTGGTTTTGAAATCCGACAAGCGAACAATGACATCATTGGGATAAAAGGCCGCGCCGATGCGACCGATTCCCTGGGAGAGGCGATCGATGAAAAACTCTGCCTTGTCTTCGTACATTTTGGTCCGTTCATCGATCTTGGCAATTTCTTGGGCTAGCCGGGTATCGTTTTCGGCCTGTTCTTTCAATCGATTATAGTGGATCAGAGCTAGCGGATGAATACCGATATGGGAGTTGATGATGAATTCTAGCCTGGCCAGACCGACCCCGTCGTTGGGGATTTGCCCGTCCATGAAGGCCTTCTCGGGAATACCGACATTCATCATGATCTTGGTCCGGGTAGGAGGCAGAGCTTTTAAATCCAGACGTTCGACCTCGTAAGGCAACAAGCCCTCATAAACATAGCCGGTTTCGCCTTCGGAGCAGGATACCGTAATTTCCGCCCCTTCCGCAATAACCCGGGAACCGTTGTCAGTGCCGATCACACAAGGAATGCCTAACTCGCGCGAAACAATGGCAGCATGGCAGGTGCGGCCGCCCCGGTTGGTGACAATGGCCGCCGCTATTTTCATGATCGGTTCCCAATCCGGGTCGGTCATATCGGTAACCAGGACTTCGCCTTTGCGAAACTGGGCGATATGGGCGGCGGTTTCGATAATGTGGGCTTTACCCTGGCCTATCTTGGAACCAACAGCCTGGCCTGAAGTGATTATCGGGCCGCGTTCTTTTAAGGCATAGGTTTCCAGGACACTAAAATCCCGTTGGGCATGCACGGTCTCCGGGCGGGCCTGGACAATAAAGAGCTGTCCCGAGCCGACTAATTTGCCGTCCCCATCTTTGGCCCACTCAATGTCCATCGGCCGGTAGACCCCGGTCTGCTGAGTATAGTGGTCTTCAATGATACAGGCCCAGCGGGCCAAAGTAAGAATTTCATCATCTGTCAGGACATAGCGGTTGCGTTCTTCCTCGGTAGTGGCAATGGTGCGCACCGGCCGGGTCTCATCCGTGGTATAGACCATTTTAATGTTGTGGTCTCCCAACTTTTTACTGACAATGGCCCGCTTACCCATTTTGAGGGTTGGTTTGAAAACATAAAATTCATCCGGGGTGACCTGCCCCTGAACTACGGTTTCGCCCAAACCATAGCTGCCGGTAATATAGACGGTATCTTTAAACCCGGTTTCGGTATCAATGGAGAATATCACCCCCGAGCAGGCGGAGTCGGAGCGGACCATCTTTTGCACGGCGACTGAGAGAGCCACGTCAAACTGATCAAAACTCTTATCGTGACGGTAACTGATGGCTC encodes:
- a CDS encoding 1-acyl-sn-glycerol-3-phosphate acyltransferase, yielding MPLLNQLSTPFYNLSRQLADFTFGRFYRLEITGQQHWLPTGPAILCPKHQRWEDIPVVGLAFSSPLYYIAKVELFRHPGLRRLMLALGGVPLDRTRPQATLSSFRYLEYLLHQRQYLVLFPEGTYIKGRVGPGKHRLIQLLLRLQNRDGLSPLPFLPVGIAYQPQPPGYRVRVQLGPPVYAPGPAQARELTQTLMAQIDQLSK
- a CDS encoding flavodoxin — translated: MKILNLFFSATGNTAKVAQTITDTLQQAGHQVETAKITKDMDLDVLAYDFILVGSGVYEWLPGQPLIDLFTKLRRGYAEQGEIKPAAPRRAGKKVVVYCTYGGCHTGINEAIPAVKYMGQLFEHLGFDIVGEWYLVGEYHPDKYKEMSIRGRLGDIRGRPHEADLR
- the thiD gene encoding bifunctional hydroxymethylpyrimidine kinase/phosphomethylpyrimidine kinase; translated protein: MKNVMIIAGSDPSAGAGVQQDLKVATLLGAYGLTVVTALTVQNTMGLQAMHPVAALVVADQLEAVLGDIRVDAVKIGMLANEDIVRVVAAKLREAEVPIVILDPVLAATDGSPLLAPVGVEVLKEELLPLATLVTPNLAEAASLTGLEVHDVAGMEAAAQALHQQGAQWVLVTGGHLPGEPVDVLFDGVNCYRLPGVRQSQTHTHGSGCALATALATMLAQGLALPEAVNQARELVAQAIIYGLSLGRGRGPVNPYAPFARELDRYRVLQQLAAAASWLQAGGIETLIPEVQSNLGYATLFAAGPSDVAAFPGRILKGPQGLIIPRAPEFGASRHIAAVILTALRTHPQLRAAMNIRFFEEVERLAPLLHFKVASFDRSHEPPDIKAKEGSTLAWGVASVLKPGEPAADLIYDRGEWGKEPMIRVLGPDPISVAEKVLALNQALQAAGMAG
- the ppsA gene encoding phosphoenolpyruvate synthase; its protein translation is MVVKEEKFILWFDEIGINDVPLVGGKNASLGEMIKNLSAKNILVPNGFAITAEAYRYFLKTAGIEKSIRQILDGLDTSDMNDLIRRGKRVRDVILAANLPSALVAEIGKAYEELEDLYGQSGADVDVAVRSSATAEDLPDASFAGQQETFLNVRGKVSLIQAVKKCFASLFTNRAISYRHDKSFDQFDVALSVAVQKMVRSDSACSGVIFSIDTETGFKDTVYITGSYGLGETVVQGQVTPDEFYVFKPTLKMGKRAIVSKKLGDHNIKMVYTTDETRPVRTIATTEEERNRYVLTDDEILTLARWACIIEDHYTQQTGVYRPMDIEWAKDGDGKLVGSGQLFIVQARPETVHAQRDFSVLETYALKERGPIITSGQAVGSKIGQGKAHIIETAAHIAQFRKGEVLVTDMTDPDWEPIMKIAAAIVTNRGGRTCHAAIVSRELGIPCVIGTDNGSRVIAEGAEITVSCSEGETGYVYEGLLPYEVERLDLKALPPTRTKIMMNVGIPEKAFMDGQIPNDGVGLARLEFIINSHIGIHPLALIHYNRLKEQAENDTRLAQEIAKIDERTKMYEDKAEFFIDRLSQGIGRIGAAFYPNDVIVRLSDFKTNEYANLIGGYLFEPEESNPMIGWRGASRYYDEKYKPAFGLECQAFLRAREDMGLTNIKVMVPFCRTPEEGRRVIEVMREYGLVQGENNLEIYVMCEIPSNVILAEEFAQVFDGFSIGSNDLTQLVLGLDRDSDLISHLFDERHPAVKRMVAQVIEMAHKYDRKIGICGQAPSDYPEFATFLVECGIDSISLTPDTVVKTKLEIAKKEKELGITP